The following are from one region of the Paenibacillus sp. KS-LC4 genome:
- a CDS encoding outer spore coat protein CotE → MANADKQLQYREIITKAVCGKGRKFSTVTHTVTPPQHPTSILGAWIINHQYEAVRSGDGIEVIGTYDINIWYSYSKNSQTEVAKESVHYVENVPLSFVDPKHRATTVEVSADALQEPNCIEANVSSSGSGVVIRVEREFSVELVAETKVTVACIPGGLDGLDAKEYEYGLGDDDYEDLDPDLLDDEL, encoded by the coding sequence ATGGCTAATGCAGATAAACAGCTTCAATACAGAGAAATTATTACCAAAGCTGTCTGCGGCAAAGGTCGTAAGTTTTCCACTGTAACCCATACCGTTACGCCGCCTCAACATCCGACCAGTATTTTGGGCGCATGGATTATCAACCATCAATATGAAGCGGTTCGTTCGGGCGATGGAATCGAGGTCATCGGTACTTACGACATTAACATCTGGTACTCGTACAGCAAAAACTCGCAAACCGAGGTGGCAAAGGAATCCGTTCATTATGTAGAAAATGTTCCGCTTTCGTTTGTCGATCCGAAGCATCGCGCTACAACTGTGGAAGTTTCAGCCGACGCGCTTCAGGAGCCGAATTGCATCGAAGCGAATGTTTCATCGAGCGGCTCCGGCGTTGTCATCCGGGTTGAACGGGAATTTTCAGTAGAGCTGGTTGCCGAGACGAAGGTAACGGTAGCTTGTATCCCTGGAGGTTTGGACGGCCTCGATGCCAAGGAATACGAGTACGGTCTCGGCGATGACGACTACGAAGATCTTGATCCGGATTTGCTCGACGACGAGCTTTAA